The DNA segment CCTCTTAggtaaataaaattctctttctctccccctccctctttgtcTGGTATAGATGAGGATCTCCTAATGCTGTACCCACACTATTAGTTTGTCTGCCTTCATTGTAACAGTGACACCTCAGGCTGCAGAAGTGAGCCTAGTTGGGAGAGCAGGACCTACCCTTATTGCCGCTACGCCTCTTCCCTTCAGATACCGCCTGTCTCTAAAGTAGGAGAGCAAATATGTCATTTACTGTaagtagaagagaaaatgatAAGGGGAGTAACTTTACATCAGTCACTCTAAGTAAGGCAGAAAGTGAAGAGGACAAGTTTGAAGACGCCTATGAAGTTATCCCTATGGCATCAACAATGAATCTAACATCTTCCCTGGAAGAATGCACAACTGGatcatatttatttctaaataacagaTTCTCAGAGGCCATAGATCTCATTCATCCGTGGTCGAAAAACAGCATATACCATGCTCTAATTTATAATATCCTTATGGTTGTCAAGGCCATCTTGACTTTTGATCCCCTGGATCTACAGATTGGAATGACTGCCACAAAGGAGGCTTTGAAAACCTGTAACAGTTTCCGAAGAAAATCTAGGATGACAAGTTTTTCTCATCTAGTGAGTAAACAGGGAATAAAGGCTATCAAAGAAGAGGAACTGCATGCGGAAGTCTGCTATGCTGAGTGTTTGATTCTGAAATCCACCATCACATTTATACAGGATGACAGTATGTTTGGTTTTCTTAAAAGCGCAATCAACATCGGGTTAAGTTATCAAATATACAAAGACTGTCAACAAGTATTAACACAGATACCTCACAACCACAGCAAAACCTACCGACACCTAGTTGGAGGAGTGAAATTTGGACTTGGAGCATTCAATCTGATATTATCGCTTTTGCCACCAAAGACCCTTAAACTACTCAATATTGCTGGATATTCCGGTAATAAAGAGGTGGGCCTGACTTTGCTTTATGAGAGTGCATCTGAATCCcatataaataatatcttaagtGTTTTGACTCTCCTCTTTTATTACAGTTATATCTATATAGCTGTTGGTGTTGAAAAGGGTCACAATTCTGCTGCAGAGGACCTCTTCCTAATATACCTCCAGAAATTTCCAAACTGTGTCATACTTAAATTTTTTCATGCACGTCTTAGTATGctgaaaggaaattttgaaaatgcaCAGTTAGTATTAGAGGAGTGCATTTTGATTCAAAACGAATGGAAGCAGATTCATCACCTCTGTTACTGGGAACTCATGTGGTGCCACATTTTTACGCGGAATTGGAAGCGAGCTTACCGCTATGCCGATCTACTGTATCATAACAGCAGGTGGTCCAAGGCAATATACATGTACAGTAAAACTATGCTACTTGCCCTGCTTCCTTCTGATTCTGTCAAATCAGGGAGCGAGGACATAAACTCTCTCTTCTTAAAAGTGGATAGCCTGAGAATCAAAATCTTGGGAACTTCTGTGCCAATAGAGAAGTTTGTTGCTGAGAAGGGTCAGCGCTATGGCACGACCACTGGCTGGTTCACAGCACAGCCCATTCTGGAATTCATTTATGCCTGTAGTGGTTTCCGAGTCATGAGCAAAAAACTAGACCTTATTTCAAGCTGGCTCTCGATAATTAATAGAGGACAAGACCTTTTACGAGAAAATCCAAATAAGGAGTATGGCACAGATGACATCAGTTTGTTAAATTTACTGAAAGGTCTATGCCTGAAACACTTAGGCAGATATTCGACAGCTGAGCATTACTTTAATCGTGTCATTCAAAAGgagaaattgttaaaatatgACCACTACTTGGTGCCATATACTTACTACGAACTAGGAATTCTTCACTATCTAAAAGGAGATTATGACAGTGCAACAAAAAACCTAGACAGCATAAAAAACTACAAGGACTATTCCATGGAAGCCCGATTACAGTTTAGGGCTCACGTAGCTCTTGAACAAATAGCTAAAGAAAAGTGATGGTTTTGACACAAAGTGTGGTTTTGTTTATTATGAGTGAAGTATCTGCAATCGGCAAGGTAATTAATAGttagaaaaatcatttctttgtGGAAGAAATC comes from the Zalophus californianus isolate mZalCal1 chromosome 8, mZalCal1.pri.v2, whole genome shotgun sequence genome and includes:
- the LOC113937754 gene encoding tetratricopeptide repeat protein 39B-like, whose protein sequence is MSFTVSRRENDKGSNFTSVTLSKAESEEDKFEDAYEVIPMASTMNLTSSLEECTTGSYLFLNNRFSEAIDLIHPWSKNSIYHALIYNILMVVKAILTFDPLDLQIGMTATKEALKTCNSFRRKSRMTSFSHLVSKQGIKAIKEEELHAEVCYAECLILKSTITFIQDDSMFGFLKSAINIGLSYQIYKDCQQVLTQIPHNHSKTYRHLVGGVKFGLGAFNLILSLLPPKTLKLLNIAGYSGNKEVGLTLLYESASESHINNILSVLTLLFYYSYIYIAVGVEKGHNSAAEDLFLIYLQKFPNCVILKFFHARLSMLKGNFENAQLVLEECILIQNEWKQIHHLCYWELMWCHIFTRNWKRAYRYADLLYHNSRWSKAIYMYSKTMLLALLPSDSVKSGSEDINSLFLKVDSLRIKILGTSVPIEKFVAEKGQRYGTTTGWFTAQPILEFIYACSGFRVMSKKLDLISSWLSIINRGQDLLRENPNKEYGTDDISLLNLLKGLCLKHLGRYSTAEHYFNRVIQKEKLLKYDHYLVPYTYYELGILHYLKGDYDSATKNLDSIKNYKDYSMEARLQFRAHVALEQIAKEK